The Vulpes vulpes isolate BD-2025 chromosome 8, VulVul3, whole genome shotgun sequence genome has a window encoding:
- the RFX5 gene encoding DNA-binding protein RFX5 isoform X2 translates to MAEDEPNAKSPKTGGRAPSGSAEAGEPTTLLQRLRGTISKAVQNKVEGILQDIQKFSDNDKLYLYLQLPSGPSTGDKSSEPSTLSNEEYMYAYRWIRNHLEEHTDTCLPKQSVYDAYRKYCESLACCRPLSTANFGKIIREIFPDIKARRLGGRGQSKYCYSGIRRKTLVSMPPLPGLDLKGSDSPEMGPEVTPAPRDELVEAACALTCDWAERILKRSFSSIVEVARFLLQQHLISARSAHAHVLKAMGLAEDDEHPPRERSSKSKNGVESLEGGAQKKPERPAQPLKEMEPRAGAGPTARSERKKSVVESPAPAANNPQVNALVARLPLLLPRAPRSLISPIRVSPPILAPKLSSGPLKVATLPLPSRAGGPQAAMPFINMILPTVPALPGPGSGPGPGPGQVLPGVLAQPRVTENRELGIGGDPGPHDKGVKRTAEVPVCEAIGKDPLAKAAKQDIEDTGSDAKRKRGRPRKKLGGSRERNSPPDKSAAAMDSAPSSRLPQETWASGGGSSSAGRSGRPGPLGQAEKGMVLVQGQEDGAVSKGGRGPSAQHAKEAEDKMPVVTSKVSVIKGSRSQESLHLVKEEVDTAAQGNKDLKGYVLPNSLFHVGKDPKAAPP, encoded by the exons ATGGCAGAAGATGAACCCAATGCCAAGAGCCCGAAGACTGGGGGAAGGGCCCCCTCAGGTAGTGCTGAGGCGGGAGAACCCACCACCCTTCTTCAGAGGCTCCGAGGTACCATTTC CAAGGCAGTGCAGAACAAAGTCGAGGGAATCCTG CAAGACATACAGAAATTCTCAGACAACGACAAGCTGTATCTCTATCTTCAGCTCCCCTCAGGGCCCAGTACTGGAGACAAAAG CTCAGAGCCAAGTACACTCAGCAATGAGGAGTACATGTATGCCTATAGATGGATCCGCAACCACCTAGAAGAGCATACTGACACCTGTTTGCCAAAGCAAAGTGTTTATGATGCCTATCG GAAGTACTGTGAGAGCCTCGCCTGTTGCCGCCCACTCAGCACAGCCAACTTTGGCAAAATCATCAGAGAGATCTTCCCTGATATCAAGGCCCGAAGGCTTGGTGGCCGGGGCCAGTCCAA ATATTGCTACAGTGGGATACGAAGGAAGACCTTGGTATCTATGCCACCCTTGCCTGGACTTGACCTGAAGGGTTCTGACAGT CCAGAAATGGGCCCAGAAGTAACCCCAGCACCTCGGGATGAGCTGGTGGAGGCTGCCTGTGCTCTGACCTGTGACTGGGCAGAACGAATCCTGAAACGGTCCTTCAGTTCCATCGTTGAGGTCGCCCGCTTCCTGCTGCAGCAGCATCTCATCTCTGCCCGATCTGCACATGCCCATGTGCTCAAGGCGATGGGGCTTGCTG AAGACGACGAACATCCCCCTCGGGAGCGGTCATCTAAATCCAAGAATGGTGTAGAGAGCCTAGAAGGTGGAGCCCAGAAGAAACCAGAGAGACCAGCCCAG CCTCTTAAGGAGATGGAACCCCGGGCTGGGGCTGGCCCCACTGCACGCAGTGAGCGGAAGAAGAGTGTAGTGGAGAGTCCAGCCCCAGCAGCCAATAACCCACAGGTTAATGCCCTGGTGGCCCGgctgcctctgctccttcctcgGGCCCCTCGCTCACTTATCTCGCCAATCCGAGTCTCTCCACCCATCCTGGCCCCCAAGCTTTCTTCGGGCCCTCTGAAAGTGGCTACACTGCCTCTGCCCAGTAGGGCTGGGGGACCCCAGGCAGCTATGCCCTTCATTAACATGATCTTACCGACTGTTCCTGCTTTGCCTGGACCTGGATCTGGACCCGGACCCGGGCCTGGGCAAGTCCTGCCTGGGGTGCTCGCTCAGCCGCGGGTCACAGAGAACAGGGAATTAGGCATAGGTGGTGACCCGGGACCCCATGACAAGGGTGTCAAGAGGACAGCTGAAGTACCTGTGTGTGAGGCCATTGGGAAGGATCCACTGGCTAAAGCAGCAAAGCAGGATATAGAGGATACAGGAAGCGATGCCAAAAGGAAACGGGGGCGCCCTCGAAAAAAATTAGGTGGAAGTAGGGAAAGGAACTCTCCCCCTGACAAATCAGCAGCTGCCATGGACTCTGCCCCATCCTCACGGTTACCGCAGGAGACATGGGCCTCTGGAGGGGGGAGCAGCTCAGCTGGACGGTCAGGGAGGCCAGGGCCACTGGGACAGGCTGAGAAGGGGATGGTGCTTGTCCAGGGTCAGGAGGATGGCGCTGTGTCCAAAGGGGGAAGGGGCCCCAGTGCCCAACATGCCAAAGAAGCAGAAGATAAAATGCCTGTGGTCACCTCAAAAGTGAGTGTCATCAAGGGCAGTAGAAGCCAGGAGTCTCTTCACTTGGTAAAGGAAGAGGTAGATACTGCAGCACAGGGTAATAAAGACTTAAAGGGGTAtgtgcttccaaattccttattCCACGTAGGGAAAGACCCCAAAGCAGCTCCCCCGTGA
- the RFX5 gene encoding DNA-binding protein RFX5 isoform X3 — MYAYRWIRNHLEEHTDTCLPKQSVYDAYRKYCESLACCRPLSTANFGKIIREIFPDIKARRLGGRGQSKYCYSGIRRKTLVSMPPLPGLDLKGSDSPEMGPEVTPAPRDELVEAACALTCDWAERILKRSFSSIVEVARFLLQQHLISARSAHAHVLKAMGLAEDDEHPPRERSSKSKNGVESLEGGAQKKPERPAQPLKEMEPRAGAGPTARSERKKSVVESPAPAANNPQVNALVARLPLLLPRAPRSLISPIRVSPPILAPKLSSGPLKVATLPLPSRAGGPQAAMPFINMILPTVPALPGPGSGPGPGPGQVLPGVLAQPRVTENRELGIGGDPGPHDKGVKRTAEVPVCEAIGKDPLAKAAKQDIEDTGSDAKRKRGRPRKKLGGSRERNSPPDKSAAAMDSAPSSRLPQETWASGGGSSSAGRSGRPGPLGQAEKGMVLVQGQEDGAVSKGGRGPSAQHAKEAEDKMPVVTSKVSVIKGSRSQESLHLVKEEVDTAAQGNKDLKGYVLPNSLFHVGKDPKAAPP; from the exons ATGTATGCCTATAGATGGATCCGCAACCACCTAGAAGAGCATACTGACACCTGTTTGCCAAAGCAAAGTGTTTATGATGCCTATCG GAAGTACTGTGAGAGCCTCGCCTGTTGCCGCCCACTCAGCACAGCCAACTTTGGCAAAATCATCAGAGAGATCTTCCCTGATATCAAGGCCCGAAGGCTTGGTGGCCGGGGCCAGTCCAA ATATTGCTACAGTGGGATACGAAGGAAGACCTTGGTATCTATGCCACCCTTGCCTGGACTTGACCTGAAGGGTTCTGACAGT CCAGAAATGGGCCCAGAAGTAACCCCAGCACCTCGGGATGAGCTGGTGGAGGCTGCCTGTGCTCTGACCTGTGACTGGGCAGAACGAATCCTGAAACGGTCCTTCAGTTCCATCGTTGAGGTCGCCCGCTTCCTGCTGCAGCAGCATCTCATCTCTGCCCGATCTGCACATGCCCATGTGCTCAAGGCGATGGGGCTTGCTG AAGACGACGAACATCCCCCTCGGGAGCGGTCATCTAAATCCAAGAATGGTGTAGAGAGCCTAGAAGGTGGAGCCCAGAAGAAACCAGAGAGACCAGCCCAG CCTCTTAAGGAGATGGAACCCCGGGCTGGGGCTGGCCCCACTGCACGCAGTGAGCGGAAGAAGAGTGTAGTGGAGAGTCCAGCCCCAGCAGCCAATAACCCACAGGTTAATGCCCTGGTGGCCCGgctgcctctgctccttcctcgGGCCCCTCGCTCACTTATCTCGCCAATCCGAGTCTCTCCACCCATCCTGGCCCCCAAGCTTTCTTCGGGCCCTCTGAAAGTGGCTACACTGCCTCTGCCCAGTAGGGCTGGGGGACCCCAGGCAGCTATGCCCTTCATTAACATGATCTTACCGACTGTTCCTGCTTTGCCTGGACCTGGATCTGGACCCGGACCCGGGCCTGGGCAAGTCCTGCCTGGGGTGCTCGCTCAGCCGCGGGTCACAGAGAACAGGGAATTAGGCATAGGTGGTGACCCGGGACCCCATGACAAGGGTGTCAAGAGGACAGCTGAAGTACCTGTGTGTGAGGCCATTGGGAAGGATCCACTGGCTAAAGCAGCAAAGCAGGATATAGAGGATACAGGAAGCGATGCCAAAAGGAAACGGGGGCGCCCTCGAAAAAAATTAGGTGGAAGTAGGGAAAGGAACTCTCCCCCTGACAAATCAGCAGCTGCCATGGACTCTGCCCCATCCTCACGGTTACCGCAGGAGACATGGGCCTCTGGAGGGGGGAGCAGCTCAGCTGGACGGTCAGGGAGGCCAGGGCCACTGGGACAGGCTGAGAAGGGGATGGTGCTTGTCCAGGGTCAGGAGGATGGCGCTGTGTCCAAAGGGGGAAGGGGCCCCAGTGCCCAACATGCCAAAGAAGCAGAAGATAAAATGCCTGTGGTCACCTCAAAAGTGAGTGTCATCAAGGGCAGTAGAAGCCAGGAGTCTCTTCACTTGGTAAAGGAAGAGGTAGATACTGCAGCACAGGGTAATAAAGACTTAAAGGGGTAtgtgcttccaaattccttattCCACGTAGGGAAAGACCCCAAAGCAGCTCCCCCGTGA
- the RFX5 gene encoding DNA-binding protein RFX5 isoform X1, producing the protein MEMAEISLGRCGPGEVMGPHAGMAEDEPNAKSPKTGGRAPSGSAEAGEPTTLLQRLRGTISKAVQNKVEGILQDIQKFSDNDKLYLYLQLPSGPSTGDKSSEPSTLSNEEYMYAYRWIRNHLEEHTDTCLPKQSVYDAYRKYCESLACCRPLSTANFGKIIREIFPDIKARRLGGRGQSKYCYSGIRRKTLVSMPPLPGLDLKGSDSPEMGPEVTPAPRDELVEAACALTCDWAERILKRSFSSIVEVARFLLQQHLISARSAHAHVLKAMGLAEDDEHPPRERSSKSKNGVESLEGGAQKKPERPAQPLKEMEPRAGAGPTARSERKKSVVESPAPAANNPQVNALVARLPLLLPRAPRSLISPIRVSPPILAPKLSSGPLKVATLPLPSRAGGPQAAMPFINMILPTVPALPGPGSGPGPGPGQVLPGVLAQPRVTENRELGIGGDPGPHDKGVKRTAEVPVCEAIGKDPLAKAAKQDIEDTGSDAKRKRGRPRKKLGGSRERNSPPDKSAAAMDSAPSSRLPQETWASGGGSSSAGRSGRPGPLGQAEKGMVLVQGQEDGAVSKGGRGPSAQHAKEAEDKMPVVTSKVSVIKGSRSQESLHLVKEEVDTAAQGNKDLKGYVLPNSLFHVGKDPKAAPP; encoded by the exons ATGGAGATGGCAGAGATCTCTTTGGGTAGATGTGGGCCTGGAGAAGTAATGGG CCCTCATGCGGGGATGGCAGAAGATGAACCCAATGCCAAGAGCCCGAAGACTGGGGGAAGGGCCCCCTCAGGTAGTGCTGAGGCGGGAGAACCCACCACCCTTCTTCAGAGGCTCCGAGGTACCATTTC CAAGGCAGTGCAGAACAAAGTCGAGGGAATCCTG CAAGACATACAGAAATTCTCAGACAACGACAAGCTGTATCTCTATCTTCAGCTCCCCTCAGGGCCCAGTACTGGAGACAAAAG CTCAGAGCCAAGTACACTCAGCAATGAGGAGTACATGTATGCCTATAGATGGATCCGCAACCACCTAGAAGAGCATACTGACACCTGTTTGCCAAAGCAAAGTGTTTATGATGCCTATCG GAAGTACTGTGAGAGCCTCGCCTGTTGCCGCCCACTCAGCACAGCCAACTTTGGCAAAATCATCAGAGAGATCTTCCCTGATATCAAGGCCCGAAGGCTTGGTGGCCGGGGCCAGTCCAA ATATTGCTACAGTGGGATACGAAGGAAGACCTTGGTATCTATGCCACCCTTGCCTGGACTTGACCTGAAGGGTTCTGACAGT CCAGAAATGGGCCCAGAAGTAACCCCAGCACCTCGGGATGAGCTGGTGGAGGCTGCCTGTGCTCTGACCTGTGACTGGGCAGAACGAATCCTGAAACGGTCCTTCAGTTCCATCGTTGAGGTCGCCCGCTTCCTGCTGCAGCAGCATCTCATCTCTGCCCGATCTGCACATGCCCATGTGCTCAAGGCGATGGGGCTTGCTG AAGACGACGAACATCCCCCTCGGGAGCGGTCATCTAAATCCAAGAATGGTGTAGAGAGCCTAGAAGGTGGAGCCCAGAAGAAACCAGAGAGACCAGCCCAG CCTCTTAAGGAGATGGAACCCCGGGCTGGGGCTGGCCCCACTGCACGCAGTGAGCGGAAGAAGAGTGTAGTGGAGAGTCCAGCCCCAGCAGCCAATAACCCACAGGTTAATGCCCTGGTGGCCCGgctgcctctgctccttcctcgGGCCCCTCGCTCACTTATCTCGCCAATCCGAGTCTCTCCACCCATCCTGGCCCCCAAGCTTTCTTCGGGCCCTCTGAAAGTGGCTACACTGCCTCTGCCCAGTAGGGCTGGGGGACCCCAGGCAGCTATGCCCTTCATTAACATGATCTTACCGACTGTTCCTGCTTTGCCTGGACCTGGATCTGGACCCGGACCCGGGCCTGGGCAAGTCCTGCCTGGGGTGCTCGCTCAGCCGCGGGTCACAGAGAACAGGGAATTAGGCATAGGTGGTGACCCGGGACCCCATGACAAGGGTGTCAAGAGGACAGCTGAAGTACCTGTGTGTGAGGCCATTGGGAAGGATCCACTGGCTAAAGCAGCAAAGCAGGATATAGAGGATACAGGAAGCGATGCCAAAAGGAAACGGGGGCGCCCTCGAAAAAAATTAGGTGGAAGTAGGGAAAGGAACTCTCCCCCTGACAAATCAGCAGCTGCCATGGACTCTGCCCCATCCTCACGGTTACCGCAGGAGACATGGGCCTCTGGAGGGGGGAGCAGCTCAGCTGGACGGTCAGGGAGGCCAGGGCCACTGGGACAGGCTGAGAAGGGGATGGTGCTTGTCCAGGGTCAGGAGGATGGCGCTGTGTCCAAAGGGGGAAGGGGCCCCAGTGCCCAACATGCCAAAGAAGCAGAAGATAAAATGCCTGTGGTCACCTCAAAAGTGAGTGTCATCAAGGGCAGTAGAAGCCAGGAGTCTCTTCACTTGGTAAAGGAAGAGGTAGATACTGCAGCACAGGGTAATAAAGACTTAAAGGGGTAtgtgcttccaaattccttattCCACGTAGGGAAAGACCCCAAAGCAGCTCCCCCGTGA